Part of the bacterium genome, CTAACCGTTCTGACGCAGCAGGTAACCCGATGACGAGCGGCGATAGCGCGTTCTTAGGAACGTGGAAACTTCGGTCTGCTGTCCAAGAGGATGTCGAAACTGGTAAGAAATCGTACCCATTGGGGGCGAATCCGACTGGTTATCTGAACTACTCCCCTGATGGTCGTATGATGGGGATTCTCGTCGCCGACAACCGGAAGGCTCCAGTCACCCCTGTCCCAACAGACGCAGAGATGATCACGCTTTACAAAAGTATGGTTGCTTATGCTGGGACCTACACCGTTGATGGGAATCAGGTTACGCATCACGTCGACGCTTCTCAGGACGCACGGACAACCGGGACGAAGCTAATTCGGTTTTTCACTCTCAGCGACGGACTCCTGACACTCACCACTGCACCGGGGCCGAATCGGTGGGATGGTCGAATGAGTATACACACGTTGGTGTGGGAAAAGATGGCCTCTTCTGCGTCAGCCGGGCGATGACGCTGGAGCAGGCCGTCGGGTATGTGCTGGAGGAGACCGAGTAATAGAGCATATGCTCTGTAACCCGGGGAAGGCTTATTCTGATAACCCTGGTTATAGTTAAGATTGGTACTGGAGCGGCATAGTCTGGGCTCTCGCGTCGGGATCCGGCTCCACTCGCATGACCGGGAGGTCCATATGGCCTCACTGATCACGGGCGGCACAGGTTTTCTTGGTGTCGAGCTCACTCGCCTTCTCTTGGAAAGAGGGGAGACGAAGCCGGTTCTCTTGGATCTCAGCCCGTCTACTCAGCGGCTCGATGATGTCGCTGACCGAGTCAACCTTGTGCGAGGCGATCTCGGCAACTTCAGCGACGTATTAGATACCGTCAAAGCTTCCAAGCCGGACGTGATTTACCATTTGGGTGGCATGCTCACTTTGCTATCTGAGGCACACCCTTCAGCCGCCATGCGCGCCAACGTACTGGGGACTTTCCATGTTCTGGAGGCGGCGAGGCTTTTTGGGGTACGGCAAGTGGTTTTCTCGAGCAGCCTTGCTACCTATGGTATGGATATCCACGGGGACGTTATCGATGACTACACGTTGCAACGACCGAGCCGCTTCTATGGTGCCACCAAAGTATTCGGCGAACATATGGGACGTTTCTACAAACGAAAGTACGGCCTCGATTTCCGCGGGATTCGGTACCCGTCTATCATCGGGCCTGGCGTCACGACGCCTGGCGCTGTCCAATACATGTCATGGATGATCGAAGAATTAGCAAAAGGCAAGCCATTTGTCATTTGGACTGAACCGGAGACGGCGATACCGATCTTGTATTTCAAAGATGCGGCCAGGGCGTTGGTTGAACTGGGTGAGGCGCCGCTCGAGAGGATCAACACGGTCGTGTATGTTCTGGCTGGGGTCAAGCCCACACCAGCAGCTCAAGAACTTGCCAATATGGTTCGCCGTAGGATTCCTGGTGCGGAGATCAGCTTTGCGCCCGATCCCTCTCGCCTCGATGTCCGATCCAGGCAGATCGATGACAGTAATGCGCAGCGAGAGTGGAACTGGAAGCCGATGTATGATCACGAGCGGATCGTAGACGATTTTCTTCAAGAATTGCGGCTGCACCCGCAGCGCTATATCTGAGACAGATTGGACCTGCTTCAGACGGCGTAGTAGCCGCTCCAGGGGAGATCCTGGGCGATCTCGTCGACGATCGCTTCGAAGGGAAGGCCTCTCGGAAGTCCAAGAATCGCGGAGGTGCGACTGTGTCGCGTTCGCAATCACGCGATCCATTCCTCCGGCGGTTCCTCCTAGACTATAGACTAGGATCGCTCCAGAGACACGAGAGCCTGGTCGGGATGACCACACGGGAATGTGGTGAAGAAATCCGCGATGCGGCCAACTCCTCATATCGGAACAACGAGTCTTTTTGGTGCCTTCTTGGTGCCTTAACGAAGCACGACATGCCGAAATCGTATCGAACAACTCGAAACGACTCGAAACGACACGGGCCCCGTAAACTCAGGCAGGACGCGGGTTTCCGCGTATTGCCTGCCTTTGCGCCGTGTTCGATGGAATGACGCGCGCACACTAACCTGTTTGACCACATCGAGTAAGGGGGCATAGCGCGAGCCCGGCGGACGTTTTCGTTGTGGCGGACTATACATGGTGAAAATGCGGTGTTGCGGGACTTGACCGTACCAGGCGCGGCCTGGGAGGTACCCTCGGCGGTACTGATCGGCCATGGGGTGGAGGATAGCCTTCCGAGCGCTCCGCCTGGGGCGTTACGCGTTCTCGTCGTCGCCGAGGATGCCCTCGCGCGGGCCGGACTTGCGGCGATCCTAGCCGAACTCCCCGACTGTGTCGTGGTCGGACGGGTGCCGCCCGGCCCCGAGCTGACGCACGCGCTCGACAGGCTCGATCCCGACGCGGTGGTGTGGGACGCCGAACGCGCGGGGGCGCTGCCCGATCTTGCCGATCTCGGCGAGGATGCGCCCCCGGTCTTGGTGCTCTCCCCCGCGGCATCGCCGACGCGCTCCGGCTCGGCGGATGGCCCTCTGGGCTTGCTGCCCCGTGATGCCGATGCGTCGACACTCGCGGCGGCGTTGCGCGCCATCGCGAGTGGACTGACCGTCGTGGATCCGGCATTTGCGGGCGCGCTTCCGTGGTCACGCGCCCGGCAGGACACGGGGCTCCCTGAAGCGTTGACTCCCCGCGAGGCCGAGGTGTTGCAGTTGGTCGCGGCGGGTCTCCCCAACAAGCTCATCGCCGATCGCCTCGGAATCAGTGAACACACGGTCCGGTTTCACCTCACCGCCATCTTCGGGAAGCTCGACGCCCACACGCGTACGGAAGCGGTGACCCGCGCGGCCCGCCTCGGCGTGATCACCCTCTGACCTGGCGGATCCGCTAGGGCGCGCCCCGGCCAAACAGCGGATGCGTCCGT contains:
- a CDS encoding NAD-dependent epimerase/dehydratase family protein; this translates as MASLITGGTGFLGVELTRLLLERGETKPVLLDLSPSTQRLDDVADRVNLVRGDLGNFSDVLDTVKASKPDVIYHLGGMLTLLSEAHPSAAMRANVLGTFHVLEAARLFGVRQVVFSSSLATYGMDIHGDVIDDYTLQRPSRFYGATKVFGEHMGRFYKRKYGLDFRGIRYPSIIGPGVTTPGAVQYMSWMIEELAKGKPFVIWTEPETAIPILYFKDAARALVELGEAPLERINTVVYVLAGVKPTPAAQELANMVRRRIPGAEISFAPDPSRLDVRSRQIDDSNAQREWNWKPMYDHERIVDDFLQELRLHPQRYI
- a CDS encoding response regulator transcription factor, which encodes MLRDLTVPGAAWEVPSAVLIGHGVEDSLPSAPPGALRVLVVAEDALARAGLAAILAELPDCVVVGRVPPGPELTHALDRLDPDAVVWDAERAGALPDLADLGEDAPPVLVLSPAASPTRSGSADGPLGLLPRDADASTLAAALRAIASGLTVVDPAFAGALPWSRARQDTGLPEALTPREAEVLQLVAAGLPNKLIADRLGISEHTVRFHLTAIFGKLDAHTRTEAVTRAARLGVITL